A window of Longispora fulva contains these coding sequences:
- a CDS encoding helix-turn-helix domain-containing protein — protein MNLIQDWLNQPDGMATRLRALRTRAGLASKSLAEANGWPPSKVSKLENGKQAPAGADIDAWVRTCGGTPTEAQELLELLEQIQEKHQDWRRRMRQGQAEVQTSYNELVSKSRMIRHFETVYVPGLIQTAEYARRVFSEMVVLHDLDVEDIDAAVAARMQRQQMLYDGTHQFEFLLAEPVLRWMLCPAPTMRGQLDRLQTIVGMPNIRFGILPMGRQLATTPQNSFQLYDDLAVSETFVGETQHDADESAAYLRIMERLWSDAVVGEPARQLIIDASKALGATHGGVRGSDA, from the coding sequence GTGAACCTCATCCAGGACTGGCTCAACCAGCCCGACGGCATGGCGACCCGCCTGCGTGCCCTGCGCACGCGGGCGGGCCTCGCCAGCAAGAGTCTCGCCGAGGCCAACGGCTGGCCGCCGAGCAAGGTCAGCAAGCTGGAGAACGGCAAACAGGCCCCCGCCGGCGCGGACATCGACGCCTGGGTGAGGACCTGCGGCGGCACCCCGACCGAGGCCCAGGAGCTGCTGGAACTTCTGGAACAGATCCAGGAGAAGCACCAGGACTGGCGACGTCGCATGCGCCAAGGGCAGGCCGAGGTGCAGACCTCCTACAACGAGCTCGTCTCGAAGTCCCGGATGATCCGCCACTTCGAGACCGTCTACGTCCCCGGCCTGATCCAGACGGCCGAGTACGCCCGCCGCGTGTTCTCCGAGATGGTCGTCCTCCACGACCTCGACGTCGAGGACATCGACGCGGCCGTCGCCGCCCGGATGCAGCGCCAGCAGATGCTCTACGACGGAACCCACCAGTTCGAGTTCCTTCTCGCGGAGCCCGTGCTGCGCTGGATGCTCTGCCCGGCGCCCACCATGCGAGGCCAGCTCGACCGCCTCCAGACGATCGTGGGGATGCCCAACATCCGGTTCGGCATCCTCCCCATGGGCAGGCAGCTCGCGACCACCCCGCAGAACTCGTTCCAGCTGTACGACGACCTCGCCGTCAGCGAGACCTTCGTCGGGGAGACCCAGCACGATGCCGACGAATCGGCGGCGTATCTGCGCATCATGGAGCGCCTGTGGAGCGACGCGGTTGTCGGGGAGCCGGCGCGCCAGCTCATCATCGACGCGAGCAAGGCGCTGGGCGCGACTCACGGTGGAGTGCGCGGGAGCGATGCCTAG
- a CDS encoding LysR family transcriptional regulator, producing the protein MQIQSLEVFRAVAAHGSITAAARALRFTQSAVSRQIAALEADTGALLFDRLPRGVALTEEGRCLLAHTGAVLDRLDVARRELATLRDGTGGRLRVGAFATAVAALVPRALAAFRDTHPDVTSSLVEGLTPALLDRLESGDADVSVVSAAPDRPLDRARFELHHLLDEHMLVAVPRTHRLARRRTVRYTELAGESFIAASATPENTLLAGSLPLGFQPRVDFVVGEWTGKLGCVAAGLGVTLIPALAVRAAPADIALIRLHRDEVSVRQVFATTVAGRATPAAVTAFVAQLREVAATL; encoded by the coding sequence GTGCAGATCCAGTCGCTGGAAGTGTTCCGGGCCGTCGCCGCGCATGGGTCGATCACCGCGGCCGCCCGGGCGCTGCGTTTCACCCAGTCGGCCGTGTCCCGGCAGATCGCGGCCCTGGAGGCCGACACCGGAGCGCTCCTGTTCGACCGGCTGCCCCGGGGCGTGGCCCTCACCGAGGAGGGCCGCTGCCTGCTCGCGCACACCGGCGCGGTACTGGACCGGCTCGACGTCGCCCGGCGCGAGCTGGCGACGCTCCGTGACGGGACAGGCGGGCGGCTGCGGGTCGGCGCGTTCGCGACCGCCGTCGCCGCCCTCGTGCCGCGCGCGCTGGCCGCGTTCCGCGACACGCATCCGGACGTGACATCGTCGCTGGTGGAGGGCCTGACGCCGGCGCTGCTGGACCGGCTGGAGTCCGGGGACGCCGACGTGTCCGTGGTCAGCGCGGCCCCGGACCGACCCCTCGACCGGGCGCGGTTCGAACTGCACCACCTGCTCGACGAGCACATGCTCGTCGCCGTGCCGCGCACCCACCGGCTGGCCCGCCGACGCACGGTGCGCTACACCGAACTGGCCGGGGAGTCGTTCATCGCCGCATCGGCGACGCCGGAGAACACCCTGCTCGCGGGCAGTCTGCCGCTCGGCTTCCAGCCCCGGGTCGACTTCGTCGTCGGCGAGTGGACCGGCAAACTCGGCTGCGTGGCCGCCGGGCTCGGCGTCACCCTGATCCCGGCCCTCGCCGTCCGCGCCGCCCCGGCGGACATCGCGCTGATCCGGCTGCACCGCGACGAGGTGTCGGTGCGCCAGGTGTTCGCGACGACGGTCGCGGGGCGCGCCACGCCCGCGGCGGTGACGGCATTCGTCGCCCAATTGCGCGAGGTCGCGGCCACCCTCTGA
- a CDS encoding DUF6879 family protein yields the protein MGIPLTDAEFGEALGTFADTAFRLELQPAYSEPCEHDTVARFLAGDPQPPTEVPELADWFTQVAKLTGQGKRIERVRVHEDPPTDYQRWERWIGTWNTGAGETIRYLTRRRAHEVGLLPAAGNFDWWLLDSHRLIVMRFDDTGHRLSNELITDPANLVQALAWRDLAVRHSTPDDAA from the coding sequence ATGGGTATCCCGCTCACCGACGCCGAGTTCGGCGAGGCTCTCGGTACGTTCGCGGACACCGCGTTCCGGCTGGAGCTGCAGCCGGCGTACTCCGAGCCCTGCGAGCACGACACGGTGGCGCGGTTCCTGGCCGGCGACCCTCAACCCCCGACTGAGGTCCCCGAGCTTGCCGACTGGTTCACCCAGGTCGCCAAGCTCACGGGACAGGGAAAGCGGATCGAGAGGGTGCGGGTGCACGAGGACCCGCCGACCGACTACCAACGGTGGGAGCGTTGGATCGGGACCTGGAACACCGGAGCGGGCGAGACGATCCGGTACCTGACCCGGCGGCGTGCCCACGAGGTCGGCCTGCTGCCTGCGGCCGGCAACTTCGACTGGTGGCTCCTGGACTCCCACCGCCTGATCGTCATGCGGTTCGATGACACCGGCCACCGCCTCAGCAACGAACTGATCACCGACCCCGCGAACCTGGTGCAGGCACTCGCCTGGCGAGACCTGGCGGTCCGACACAGCACTCCGGACGACGCCGCATAG
- a CDS encoding RidA family protein, translating into MKLTLDNPAGVSAPYGDRFAHVARLDPGPGALLVTSGQIAADDTGAVVGPGDITAQSERIFELLGEILAAHGAGLADIAHIRTFMTDLGDLPGYGAVRRRLFPGTPPASTTVEVRRLFHPDALLEVEVTAVVPR; encoded by the coding sequence TTGAAGTTGACCCTCGACAATCCGGCCGGCGTGTCCGCACCCTACGGCGACCGGTTCGCCCACGTTGCGCGCCTCGACCCCGGCCCCGGAGCCCTCCTCGTCACGTCCGGTCAGATCGCGGCCGACGACACCGGCGCGGTGGTCGGTCCGGGCGACATCACCGCCCAGTCCGAGCGGATCTTCGAACTCCTCGGGGAGATCCTCGCCGCGCACGGGGCGGGGCTCGCGGACATCGCGCACATCCGGACGTTCATGACCGACCTGGGCGACCTGCCGGGCTACGGCGCGGTCCGCAGGAGGCTGTTCCCGGGCACGCCGCCGGCCAGTACCACTGTGGAGGTGCGGCGGCTGTTCCATCCGGACGCGTTGTTGGAGGTGGAGGTCACGGCGGTGGTGCCGCGCTAG
- a CDS encoding ArsR/SmtB family transcription factor: MLRIHFTPADLGRVTLATGPDVMLELQHSVLMLNGAWGGSWTGRWRRSVLPKLSPRIRPVLDLMPVLGTRPDFLTPVGARDFRTALDRVVSAPTAQIRAELAETGALSPWARDLATGNTSARRELGAVLTAYHNVGLAPEWHTVSARVTADRATRGQVLLDAGLDRLLDTLHPDIRWTAPTLTIRCPAAPDQALDFHLDGGGLTLVPLFFGGVSSFVQPPVGPAVLAYPIPHDPTPAAPGDRLVSLLGRTRAAVLSTLSNAGSTTQVAQRVGTSVASASQHATVLRDAGLITTTRVGGSVVHALTPLGADLIRDTAISKNPQ; the protein is encoded by the coding sequence GTGCTGCGCATCCACTTCACACCGGCCGACCTGGGCAGGGTCACCCTCGCCACCGGCCCGGACGTGATGCTCGAGCTGCAACACAGCGTGCTGATGCTCAACGGCGCGTGGGGCGGCTCGTGGACCGGCCGGTGGCGCCGCTCGGTGCTGCCGAAGCTGTCCCCGAGGATCCGCCCCGTCCTCGACCTGATGCCGGTCCTCGGCACCAGACCCGACTTCCTCACCCCGGTCGGGGCCCGCGACTTCCGTACGGCGCTCGACCGGGTGGTGTCCGCCCCGACGGCGCAGATCCGCGCGGAGCTGGCCGAGACCGGCGCGCTGTCCCCGTGGGCGCGCGACCTCGCGACCGGGAACACGTCGGCGCGCAGGGAGCTGGGGGCGGTGCTCACGGCGTACCACAATGTGGGTCTCGCGCCCGAGTGGCACACCGTCTCCGCCCGGGTGACGGCCGACCGTGCGACCCGGGGTCAGGTGCTGCTCGACGCCGGCCTCGACCGGCTGCTGGACACCCTGCACCCGGACATCCGGTGGACGGCCCCGACCCTGACGATCCGCTGCCCGGCAGCCCCGGACCAGGCGCTGGACTTCCACCTCGACGGCGGCGGTCTGACCCTGGTGCCGCTGTTCTTCGGCGGGGTGTCGAGCTTCGTGCAGCCGCCTGTCGGCCCGGCCGTGCTCGCGTACCCGATCCCGCACGACCCGACCCCGGCTGCCCCCGGCGACAGGTTGGTGTCCCTGCTCGGCCGGACCCGCGCGGCCGTCCTGTCGACGCTGTCGAACGCCGGCTCGACGACCCAGGTCGCCCAGCGGGTGGGCACGTCGGTGGCGTCGGCGAGCCAGCACGCGACGGTGCTGCGCGACGCCGGCCTGATCACGACGACCAGGGTGGGCGGCTCGGTGGTACACGCGCTGACCCCGCTGGGCGCCGATCTCATCCGGGACACCGCAATCTCGAAGAATCCACAGTAG
- a CDS encoding NAD(P)-dependent oxidoreductase: protein MTVIALLGTGHMGAPIARRLLGAGHQLTVWNRTPTRITALTALGARPAGTPSEAVAGAELVITMLTDAAAVDAVLFGPDGAAGTLAPGATLVDMSTIGPDAVRDLARRLPPGVDLVDAPVGGSVDAAAAGTLRVFAGGPDHAVDRVAPVLGALGTVRRCGPTGSGAALKLVLNTSLVTGLAALADTLAVAAAVGVDRDTALEVLAPGPLGGAIARGTATGASFAIALAAKDIDLALAALGDAPAPVARAASGTLHAAADQSADLATLV from the coding sequence ATGACAGTCATCGCCCTGCTCGGCACGGGACACATGGGCGCGCCGATCGCCCGCCGCCTGCTCGGAGCCGGCCACCAGCTCACGGTCTGGAACCGCACCCCGACCCGCATCACCGCGCTCACCGCCCTCGGCGCGCGCCCCGCCGGCACCCCCTCCGAGGCCGTCGCCGGGGCCGAACTCGTGATCACGATGCTCACCGACGCTGCGGCCGTCGACGCCGTGCTCTTCGGACCGGACGGCGCCGCCGGGACACTGGCCCCGGGCGCGACCCTGGTGGACATGTCCACGATCGGCCCGGACGCCGTCCGCGACCTGGCCCGCCGGCTTCCGCCCGGGGTCGACCTCGTCGACGCGCCCGTCGGTGGCAGCGTCGACGCTGCGGCGGCCGGCACCCTCCGGGTGTTCGCCGGCGGCCCTGACCACGCTGTCGACCGGGTGGCCCCGGTGCTCGGGGCGCTCGGGACCGTACGCCGGTGTGGACCCACCGGGAGCGGCGCGGCCCTCAAGCTCGTGCTCAACACGTCCCTGGTCACCGGGCTGGCGGCGCTCGCGGACACCCTGGCCGTCGCGGCGGCGGTCGGGGTCGACCGGGACACGGCGTTGGAGGTACTCGCGCCGGGACCGCTCGGGGGCGCGATCGCCCGGGGGACGGCGACCGGGGCGTCGTTCGCGATCGCCCTGGCGGCCAAGGACATCGACCTGGCGTTGGCTGCCCTCGGTGACGCGCCGGCCCCGGTCGCCCGCGCCGCGTCGGGCACGCTGCACGCCGCCGCCGACCAGTCAGCCGACCTGGCGACCCTCGTCTGA
- a CDS encoding SMP-30/gluconolactonase/LRE family protein, giving the protein MDRRSVLKTGVAALAATAGAVALGAPASANTGLIKEYVINREPGANPEGIEVTSDGTMYVTSVATGAVYRGHVCEPDLRPFLAPGTDGRTSATGVHRDRRGRLFVAGAATGSLFVYDRSGRLLAQRTVDASASFLNDMSFTSDAVYVTDSVNQTIWRAALTGDRVGQLAPWVTVGAFDPVPQFLNGIVTSSDGRVLLVGEQAADVTYRIDLATRKVSAVRIADGQIFSGDGFLLEGRRLYGVWNRSNAAGEWEFLTRLVELNRDYTAARVVADSAAVSGKVGPTTIARDRGRLLWVNSQLPSAPGTPPYLVTEVPGLR; this is encoded by the coding sequence ATGGACAGACGAAGCGTTCTGAAGACCGGCGTCGCGGCCCTGGCCGCCACGGCCGGAGCTGTCGCCCTCGGGGCACCGGCCTCGGCGAACACCGGCCTGATCAAGGAGTACGTCATCAACCGCGAGCCCGGGGCCAACCCCGAGGGCATCGAGGTCACCTCCGACGGCACCATGTACGTCACCAGCGTCGCGACCGGCGCCGTCTACCGTGGCCACGTCTGCGAGCCGGACCTGCGCCCCTTCCTCGCCCCGGGCACCGACGGCCGGACCTCGGCGACCGGCGTGCACCGCGACCGGCGCGGCCGGCTGTTCGTCGCGGGCGCGGCCACCGGCAGCCTGTTCGTGTACGACCGTTCGGGCCGCCTGCTGGCCCAGCGCACCGTGGACGCGTCGGCGTCGTTCCTCAACGACATGTCCTTCACGTCCGACGCCGTGTACGTCACCGACTCCGTCAACCAGACCATCTGGCGCGCCGCGCTCACCGGCGACCGGGTCGGCCAGCTGGCCCCGTGGGTGACGGTCGGCGCGTTCGACCCGGTGCCGCAGTTCCTCAACGGGATCGTGACGAGCTCGGACGGTCGGGTGCTGCTGGTGGGCGAGCAGGCGGCGGACGTGACGTACCGGATCGATCTGGCGACCCGCAAGGTCAGCGCCGTGCGGATCGCCGACGGTCAGATCTTCTCCGGCGACGGTTTCCTGCTGGAGGGCCGCCGGCTCTACGGGGTGTGGAACCGGTCGAACGCCGCCGGCGAGTGGGAGTTCCTCACCCGGCTCGTCGAGCTGAACCGCGACTACACGGCCGCGCGGGTCGTCGCGGACTCCGCCGCCGTGAGCGGGAAGGTCGGCCCGACGACGATCGCCAGGGACCGGGGCCGGCTGCTGTGGGTGAACAGCCAACTGCCGTCCGCGCCCGGCACCCCGCCCTACCTGGTCACCGAGGTACCGGGTCTCCGCTGA
- a CDS encoding nuclear transport factor 2 family protein, with translation MSTADVIRRYNDVFQLHDADALDALIAEDCVIENLDGRRTEGKAACVAWWRAIAENRDARFEIEDVFVSDDRAAIRWTYVYPGGSNRGVNLMRVRDGLIVEGLGYTKSS, from the coding sequence ATGAGCACCGCAGATGTCATCCGCCGGTACAACGACGTGTTCCAACTGCACGACGCCGACGCGCTCGACGCGCTGATCGCCGAGGACTGCGTCATCGAGAACCTCGACGGCAGGCGCACCGAGGGCAAGGCGGCGTGCGTGGCGTGGTGGCGGGCGATCGCCGAGAACCGGGACGCGCGCTTCGAGATCGAGGACGTCTTCGTCTCCGACGACCGGGCCGCCATCCGCTGGACGTACGTGTACCCGGGCGGCTCCAACCGGGGCGTGAACCTGATGCGGGTCCGCGACGGGCTGATCGTCGAGGGCCTCGGCTACACCAAGAGCTCCTGA
- a CDS encoding TetR/AcrR family transcriptional regulator, producing the protein MEAPTGSRRTPAPEERQRDAERSRRHLLTAALEVFAAKGYAGARVQDIADRAGVNKRLINYYFGGKEGLYTALRSEWLRREAEFATPDLSISDLTTRYLHEVLTNPQAIRLVLWHGLADEDVAPPEPAEDLSDLYRRQELGELAADLDPASFMLAMMSMVMAPITLPHIVRQLFGVEPDSPEFEARYAEQLRRIVGMLGERR; encoded by the coding sequence ATGGAGGCACCCACCGGCAGTCGGCGCACCCCGGCCCCCGAGGAACGGCAGCGCGACGCCGAACGCTCGCGCCGGCACCTCCTCACCGCCGCGCTGGAGGTCTTCGCGGCCAAGGGGTACGCGGGCGCGCGGGTGCAGGACATCGCCGACCGCGCCGGCGTCAACAAACGCCTGATCAACTACTACTTCGGCGGCAAGGAGGGGCTCTACACCGCGCTGCGGAGCGAGTGGCTGCGACGCGAGGCCGAGTTCGCCACCCCGGACCTGTCGATCTCCGACCTCACCACCCGGTACCTGCACGAGGTGCTCACGAACCCGCAGGCGATCCGGCTCGTCCTGTGGCACGGGCTCGCCGACGAGGACGTCGCGCCGCCGGAGCCGGCCGAGGACCTCTCCGACCTGTACCGCCGCCAGGAACTCGGCGAACTGGCCGCCGACCTGGATCCGGCGTCGTTCATGCTCGCCATGATGAGCATGGTGATGGCCCCGATCACGCTGCCACACATCGTCCGGCAACTGTTCGGCGTCGAGCCGGACTCCCCGGAGTTCGAGGCCCGGTACGCCGAACAGCTGCGCCGGATCGTGGGCATGCTCGGCGAGCGGCGCTGA
- a CDS encoding lipid A biosynthesis lauroyl acyltransferase → MRDLEFLWKDTNSGGGGCPALYATEGGYVVQGVKLTDAERAQLRQLADGEDGVFVPANVLDRLREVG, encoded by the coding sequence GTGCGAGACCTCGAGTTCCTGTGGAAAGACACCAACAGCGGCGGTGGCGGATGCCCGGCCCTGTACGCGACCGAGGGCGGCTACGTCGTCCAGGGCGTCAAGCTCACCGACGCCGAGCGGGCGCAGCTTCGCCAGCTCGCCGACGGCGAGGACGGTGTCTTCGTCCCCGCCAACGTCCTCGACCGGCTCCGCGAGGTCGGCTGA
- a CDS encoding SDR family oxidoreductase encodes MILVTGATGNVGRHVVTQLLEAGEKVRAISRDPGTAGLPDGVEVLEGDLRRPETLPAALRDVDRAYLFPVHGALDDFLTAAGDEGVGRIVLLSSMAVNFEQTNDIARWHAECERSVRDSGLPWTFLRPGAFMANDLGWAGMIRHGGVVRAAYGDAASAPIDERDIAEVAVRALLDDGHVGEAYTLTGPASLTQTDRVRILGEVLGRELRFEELTPERAREEMAAFMPAGVAEVLVRLLASASGTTAEIEPAFERITGRAGGTYARWVARRAADFR; translated from the coding sequence ATGATTCTGGTAACCGGAGCCACCGGAAACGTCGGTCGGCACGTCGTCACCCAGCTGCTCGAGGCCGGCGAGAAGGTCCGCGCGATCAGCCGCGACCCGGGCACCGCCGGCCTGCCCGACGGCGTGGAGGTCCTCGAAGGCGACCTCCGCCGCCCCGAGACCCTGCCGGCGGCCCTCCGCGACGTCGACCGGGCCTACCTGTTCCCGGTGCACGGGGCGCTCGACGACTTCCTGACCGCGGCCGGCGACGAGGGCGTCGGCCGGATCGTCCTGCTGTCCTCGATGGCCGTGAACTTCGAGCAGACCAACGACATCGCCCGCTGGCACGCCGAGTGCGAGCGGTCCGTGCGCGACTCGGGTCTGCCGTGGACGTTCCTGCGGCCCGGGGCGTTCATGGCCAACGACCTGGGCTGGGCCGGGATGATCCGGCACGGGGGCGTGGTCCGCGCGGCGTACGGGGACGCGGCCAGCGCGCCCATCGACGAGCGGGACATCGCCGAGGTGGCGGTGCGTGCGCTGTTGGACGACGGGCACGTGGGGGAGGCGTACACCCTGACGGGGCCGGCGTCGCTCACCCAGACCGACCGGGTCCGGATCCTCGGCGAGGTGCTGGGCCGCGAGCTGCGGTTCGAGGAGCTGACCCCGGAGCGGGCCCGCGAGGAGATGGCGGCGTTCATGCCGGCCGGCGTGGCCGAGGTGCTGGTGCGCCTGCTCGCGTCCGCCTCGGGCACGACGGCGGAGATCGAGCCGGCGTTCGAACGGATCACCGGCCGGGCCGGCGGCACGTACGCGCGCTGGGTCGCGCGCCGTGCCGCCGACTTCCGCTGA
- a CDS encoding helix-turn-helix domain-containing protein produces MPKIGYNWRVDTLVQPGPFAGELRRWRTSRRVSQLELAIRAGTTQRHLSFMERGRSRPGREIVVRLAESLGLTLRERNALLLAAGYAPLFAESRLDAPLLRPVRDALDSILDGHLPYPAIVAGPHGELVAANSALSVLTEGAAPELLTPPVNVLRLALHPDGMARRVVNLADWGRHIVESLRGRALRSPDSALDALRTELEGYLPPAAPPGPDHLGFAVPLRLRTADGELRLLTTLTSFATAVDVTLAELHLEAFLPADAETAALLRARHTP; encoded by the coding sequence GTGCCCAAGATCGGCTACAACTGGAGGGTGGACACCCTCGTGCAGCCGGGCCCCTTCGCCGGCGAACTGCGCCGCTGGCGCACCTCCCGCCGGGTCAGCCAGCTCGAACTCGCGATCCGCGCCGGCACCACCCAACGGCACCTGAGCTTCATGGAACGCGGCCGGTCCCGCCCCGGCCGGGAGATCGTGGTCCGCCTCGCCGAGTCACTGGGCCTCACGCTGCGGGAACGCAACGCGCTGCTCCTCGCCGCCGGCTACGCCCCACTGTTCGCCGAGTCCCGGCTGGACGCGCCACTGCTGCGCCCGGTCCGCGACGCGCTGGACAGCATCCTCGACGGGCACCTGCCGTATCCGGCGATCGTGGCCGGCCCGCACGGCGAACTGGTCGCCGCGAACAGCGCACTGTCCGTGCTGACCGAGGGCGCGGCCCCCGAGCTGCTCACACCCCCGGTCAACGTCCTGCGCCTCGCGCTGCATCCCGACGGGATGGCGCGGCGGGTGGTGAACCTCGCCGACTGGGGCCGGCACATCGTGGAGAGCCTGCGCGGCCGGGCCCTGCGCAGCCCCGACTCGGCACTGGACGCACTCCGCACGGAACTGGAGGGCTACCTGCCGCCGGCCGCCCCGCCCGGCCCCGACCACCTGGGCTTCGCCGTCCCCCTGCGGCTGCGCACCGCCGACGGGGAGTTGCGGCTGCTCACGACGCTGACCTCGTTCGCGACGGCCGTGGACGTGACCCTCGCCGAGCTGCACCTGGAGGCGTTCCTCCCGGCCGACGCCGAGACCGCCGCCCTCCTCCGGGCCCGCCACACCCCCTGA
- a CDS encoding FAD-dependent oxidoreductase: MPDGSAVVLGGSMAGLLTARVLSEFYGQVTVVERDELPDGSAQRRGVPQGRHLHALLARGGEVLDELFPGLTADLIGAGAPSGDLLGGIRWLLSGHRIRQVDIGQPVLFPSRPLLEGQVRARVRALPGVRLADGRDIVDLTASTDRTTITGVTVRDGAGRTTTIRADLVVDATGRGSRTPLWLEGLGFARPTADRVHTDVGYASRTYDMPDDALGTDRLILVNWTREHPRGAGIARQEDGRYMVTLVGLLGDYPPTDPDGFVDFAAGVPLTDVHRLINEGKPLDDPVAFRYPANIRHRYEHLTGFPEGLLVLGDAVCSFNPVYGQGMTVAALQAAALRRHLLGNPSPSWRRYFREIARVVDVPWQLATGADLAFPEVLGHRSLKTRLVNAYLPHLHAAAVTDASLSAAFVRVTGLLDRPEGLLRPDRLLRVLRAALSR, translated from the coding sequence ATGCCAGACGGCAGCGCGGTGGTTCTCGGCGGCAGCATGGCCGGCCTGCTGACCGCGAGGGTCCTGTCCGAGTTCTACGGCCAGGTCACGGTCGTGGAACGCGACGAGCTCCCGGACGGCTCGGCCCAGCGCCGCGGCGTCCCCCAGGGTCGGCACCTGCACGCCCTGCTCGCCCGCGGCGGCGAGGTCCTCGACGAACTGTTCCCCGGCCTGACCGCCGACCTGATCGGGGCCGGCGCGCCGAGCGGTGACCTGCTGGGCGGCATCCGCTGGCTGCTGTCCGGGCACCGGATCCGCCAGGTCGACATCGGACAACCGGTGCTGTTTCCCAGCCGGCCGCTGCTGGAGGGCCAGGTCCGGGCTCGCGTCCGGGCCCTTCCGGGGGTACGCCTCGCCGACGGCCGCGACATCGTCGACCTGACCGCCAGCACCGACCGGACGACCATCACCGGGGTGACCGTCCGCGACGGCGCCGGGCGGACCACCACGATCAGGGCGGACCTGGTGGTCGACGCGACGGGCCGGGGCTCGCGTACCCCGCTGTGGTTGGAAGGTCTGGGTTTTGCGCGGCCCACGGCGGACCGGGTGCACACCGACGTCGGCTACGCCTCGCGCACCTACGACATGCCGGACGACGCCCTGGGCACCGACCGGCTCATCCTGGTGAACTGGACGCGGGAGCATCCCCGGGGCGCGGGGATCGCCCGCCAGGAGGACGGCCGGTACATGGTCACGCTGGTCGGCCTGCTCGGCGACTACCCGCCCACCGACCCCGACGGCTTCGTCGACTTCGCCGCCGGGGTGCCCCTGACGGACGTGCACCGCCTGATCAACGAGGGCAAGCCCCTCGACGACCCGGTCGCCTTCCGCTACCCGGCCAACATCCGGCACCGCTACGAGCACCTCACCGGCTTCCCCGAAGGCCTGCTGGTCCTCGGCGACGCCGTGTGTTCGTTCAATCCGGTCTACGGCCAGGGGATGACCGTGGCCGCCCTGCAGGCCGCGGCGCTGCGCCGGCACCTGCTGGGCAACCCGTCGCCGAGCTGGCGGCGGTATTTCCGCGAGATCGCGCGGGTGGTCGACGTGCCGTGGCAGCTGGCGACGGGGGCGGATCTGGCGTTCCCCGAGGTGCTGGGGCACCGGTCGCTGAAGACCCGGCTGGTCAACGCGTACCTGCCGCACCTGCACGCCGCCGCCGTCACGGACGCTTCGCTGTCGGCGGCGTTCGTCCGGGTCACGGGCCTGCTCGACCGCCCGGAGGGCCTGCTCCGCCCGGACCGCCTCCTCCGGGTACTCCGCGCAGCCCTGTCGCGCTGA
- a CDS encoding YchJ family protein yields MAPDTCPCGLGEPYHACCGRFHAGQSAPTAETLMRSRFSAFAVGDVAYLLRSWHPSTRPRELELDPDLRWVRLEVLGGTGGGLFDTEGTVEFRAHYREGGRPGTMHEHSRFLRDAGHWVYVGPV; encoded by the coding sequence ATGGCACCTGACACCTGTCCCTGTGGGCTCGGCGAGCCCTACCACGCGTGCTGCGGGCGCTTCCACGCCGGCCAGTCCGCCCCGACCGCCGAGACGCTGATGCGCTCCCGGTTCAGCGCGTTCGCGGTCGGGGACGTGGCATACCTGCTGCGGTCGTGGCACCCGAGCACCCGGCCGCGGGAGCTGGAGTTGGACCCTGACCTGCGGTGGGTCCGGCTGGAGGTGCTCGGCGGCACCGGCGGCGGGCTGTTCGACACCGAGGGCACGGTGGAGTTCCGGGCGCACTACCGCGAAGGCGGCCGGCCCGGGACGATGCACGAGCACAGCCGCTTCCTCCGCGACGCGGGCCACTGGGTCTACGTCGGCCCGGTCTAG